ACGCGCTCGTTGATCTCCCGACCGCCGCCCTCTGGATAGGGTCGACCGATCGAACTCTCGTGTTCGCCCCGGGTGGTCTCCTCGAACGCCTCGTGTGGCCGGGTGAGAAAGCCGGCTCCGAGCGGGCTCCAAGGCATGACGCCGATTCCCTCCCGGTCACAGAGCGGCAGCATCTCGCGTTCCTCCTCTCGATACACGAGGTTGTAGAGGTTCTGCATCGTGGCGAACCGCTCCAGTCCGAGCCGGTCGCTGGTGTGCAGCGCCTCGGCGAACTGGTAGGCCCACATTGACGAGGCCCCGATGTGTCGGACCTGCCCGCGGCGAACGGCGTCGTCGAGCGCCCGGAGCGTCTGCTCGACGGGCGTGTCGTCGTCCCAGCGGTGGATCTGATAGAGATCGACCGTCTCCATGCCGAGCCGATCCAGCGAGTTCGATAGTTCCTGTTCGATCGCCTTCCGGGAGAGGCCCTGCGAGTTGGGGTCGTCCTCGTCCATCTGGAAGTAGACCTTCGTGGCGACGACCTGCTCGTCGCGGTCGTACTCCGCGAGCACGTCCCCGAGGATCTCCTCGCTCTCACCGCCCGAGTAGACGTTGGCAGTGTCGAAGAAGTTGATCCCCAGATCGATCGCGCGCTCGATGAGTTCGCGGCTTTCGTCCTCGTCGAGCATCCACTCGTCGCTCGACCCGAAGCTCATGCAGCCGAGGGCGATCTGACTCACTGTCACTCCAGTCGATCCGAGCGTCGTATACTTCACAACTCGTCGCTGTTCTCGACGCGG
This window of the Halapricum desulfuricans genome carries:
- a CDS encoding aldo/keto reductase, which produces MKYTTLGSTGVTVSQIALGCMSFGSSDEWMLDEDESRELIERAIDLGINFFDTANVYSGGESEEILGDVLAEYDRDEQVVATKVYFQMDEDDPNSQGLSRKAIEQELSNSLDRLGMETVDLYQIHRWDDDTPVEQTLRALDDAVRRGQVRHIGASSMWAYQFAEALHTSDRLGLERFATMQNLYNLVYREEEREMLPLCDREGIGVMPWSPLGAGFLTRPHEAFEETTRGEHESSIGRPYPEGGGREINERVQELAAEKGVKMAQIAMAWQFHKDWVTAPIVGTSSIEHLEDAVEALEIDLSDSEIEYLEAPYKPVPISGHE